The proteins below are encoded in one region of Clostridium estertheticum:
- a CDS encoding MBL fold metallo-hydrolase RNA specificity domain-containing protein — MKIQFYGAAKTVTGSCHILHINGKTVLLDCGLYQGKGEKVFANETFDFNPKEVDYVILSHAHIDHSGRIPLLYKMGFKGEILSTQATMDLCSIMLPDSGHIHESEVDWKNKKRKRQGLKTLEPLYTFKLAELSLSLFRAFPYDEMIDVFDGLKIRFRDAGHLLGSAIVELYMTEKDQEEVKLVYSGDLGNLNKSIIKDPTIINHTDYLIIETTYGNRVHPEIKEDLKALLKIIKETFARGGNVIIPSFAVGRTQEILYELNKYVENEDLKDIKVYIDSPLAIQATKVFESHNEDYDNEAKELVMKGEYPFRFDGLRFSVSASDSMEINKIQSNVIVISASGMCDAGRIKHHLKYNLWRDESSIVFVGYQAEGTLGRNIVGGAKTVKIFGEQIAVKAHIYNLEGLSGHADRNGLFNWIEGFMDKPKEILLVHGDKEAQESFKQLLDSKGYSTRIVESGEEFYINETNKINKTDKIEKAYGVDKAYKAYEAEKADEDLRKKLIKDIKSINNIEGLEKGDLLDIIKDIIYD; from the coding sequence ATGAAAATTCAATTCTATGGAGCAGCAAAAACTGTTACAGGTTCATGTCATATTTTGCACATAAACGGAAAGACTGTTTTGCTTGATTGTGGTTTATATCAGGGCAAAGGTGAAAAAGTATTTGCAAATGAGACATTTGATTTTAATCCTAAAGAGGTAGATTATGTAATTTTATCACATGCCCATATAGATCATAGTGGAAGAATACCGCTACTTTATAAAATGGGATTTAAGGGTGAGATTTTATCAACGCAGGCGACAATGGATTTATGCAGTATTATGCTTCCTGACAGCGGGCACATTCATGAATCTGAGGTTGATTGGAAAAATAAAAAAAGAAAGCGTCAGGGATTAAAAACTTTAGAACCATTATACACATTTAAATTAGCAGAACTTTCTCTTTCACTTTTTAGAGCATTTCCATACGATGAAATGATAGATGTTTTTGATGGGTTAAAAATAAGATTTAGAGATGCAGGCCATCTTTTGGGTTCAGCGATTGTTGAATTATATATGACTGAAAAGGATCAAGAAGAAGTAAAACTTGTATATAGTGGTGATTTAGGTAATTTAAATAAGTCAATTATAAAAGATCCAACCATTATTAATCATACTGATTACTTGATAATAGAGACCACATACGGCAACAGAGTTCATCCTGAGATTAAGGAAGATTTAAAGGCGTTATTAAAAATAATTAAGGAGACCTTTGCAAGAGGGGGGAATGTTATTATACCTTCATTTGCAGTAGGTAGGACTCAGGAAATCTTATATGAATTAAATAAATATGTAGAAAATGAAGATTTGAAGGATATTAAAGTTTATATTGATAGTCCTTTAGCCATTCAAGCAACAAAGGTATTTGAGAGCCATAATGAGGATTATGACAATGAAGCTAAAGAACTTGTAATGAAGGGGGAGTATCCTTTTAGATTTGATGGTTTGAGATTTTCTGTTTCTGCAAGCGATTCAATGGAAATAAATAAAATTCAAAGCAATGTAATAGTTATCTCTGCAAGTGGTATGTGTGATGCAGGTAGAATAAAACATCATCTTAAATATAATTTGTGGAGAGACGAATCATCAATTGTTTTTGTAGGATATCAAGCAGAAGGAACCTTAGGACGAAATATAGTAGGTGGGGCAAAAACAGTTAAGATATTTGGAGAACAAATTGCTGTTAAAGCTCACATTTATAACTTAGAGGGATTATCAGGACACGCTGATAGAAATGGATTATTCAACTGGATAGAAGGGTTTATGGACAAACCAAAGGAAATTCTGCTTGTTCATGGAGATAAGGAAGCTCAGGAGAGTTTTAAACAGTTATTGGATTCTAAAGGATATAGCACAAGAATTGTTGAAAGTGGAGAGGAATTTTATATAAATGAAACAAATAAAATTAACAAAACTGATAAAATCGAAAAAGCTTATGGTGTCGATAAAGCTTATAAGGCTTATGAAGCTGAGAAAGCTGATGAAGATTTAAGAAAAAAATTGATAAAAGATATTAAATCAATAAATAATATTGAAGGGCTAGAAAAGGGAGATTTGCTTGATATTATAAAAGATATTATTTATGATTAA
- a CDS encoding carbonate dehydratase, producing MSKHKSAKYKPMGPTNTHSYFVSSNPPTSFNPISIYPSIDETTFVGPFSSIIGDVRIDTDVFIGCNVTLRADEGTPFYIGSKTNIQDGVILHGLKNIKFTVNKKEYSIYIGKEVSIAHGAIVHGPCVIGGNTFVGFNAIVFNSIVEEGCYIDLAAIVTDGVRIPANRYVPAGAIINTQEKANALEMVSQSKEEFAKEVIKSNVELSQAYSHL from the coding sequence ATGAGTAAACATAAAAGTGCTAAATATAAGCCGATGGGCCCAACTAATACACATTCCTATTTTGTTAGTAGTAATCCACCTACATCTTTTAATCCTATTAGTATATATCCAAGTATTGACGAAACTACTTTCGTAGGCCCATTCTCTAGTATTATAGGCGATGTAAGAATCGACACAGACGTATTTATTGGATGTAATGTAACACTTAGGGCTGATGAGGGTACACCATTTTACATTGGATCTAAAACTAATATTCAAGATGGAGTAATATTACACGGATTAAAAAATATAAAATTTACTGTTAATAAAAAAGAATATTCTATTTATATAGGAAAAGAAGTTAGCATAGCTCACGGAGCAATAGTGCACGGCCCATGTGTTATTGGAGGTAATACTTTTGTTGGATTTAATGCCATTGTTTTTAATTCTATTGTGGAAGAAGGCTGTTATATTGATTTGGCAGCTATTGTTACAGATGGAGTAAGGATACCAGCTAATAGATATGTTCCTGCTGGAGCTATAATAAATACTCAAGAAAAAGCTAATGCTTTAGAAATGGTATCACAAAGCAAGGAGGAGTTCGCAAAAGAGGTAATCAAATCAAATGTCGAACTTTCACAAGCTTATTCTCATTTATAA
- a CDS encoding right-handed parallel beta-helix repeat-containing protein: MVKKPLTSDQVKKISKQLMLAVLASSMVMTTCLSASASTYNLSSVSLENAQSVGNTVSILESNGWLESANVEWAEAKGATGYNVYCKLASASDSEYKQLDNQLIRKYSSYFRADVLGLSQGDYVMKIVPTINNKEASLEQVITKTIKVKANTREGFAFASGSPMGTGSGGYKDDGTVASNAQIVYITSSNVNKVTANVITNIKGTETLCTGITDILAKRQKGYDKRPLIIRMAGEIKAADITGLNSTGYLQLKGCYNVTFEGVGEDATAYGWGVLIRDSHNVELRNMGVMLFPDDGISLDTGNENIWVHNNDIFYGAAGSDADQVKGDGSCDVKKSTYVTVAYNHFYDSGKCSLCGMSDTENFYVTYHHNWFDHSDSRQPRIRVGTIHIYNNYFDGNSKYGVGVTKGASAFVEDNYFRNCKYPMLSSLQGSDISGGSVGTFSGEEGGMIKAYNNKIEGATKVVYSKDDATQFDAYLASARNEKVPSTYKSVSGGNTYNNFDTSSLMYKYVPDAPENVESNVTTYAGRVDGGDFKWNFTDADDVKSEVNTELMTKIKSYKSELVSVGGNSVSETATSVNATTILSPSAKVTTGGLVLKTDANIANAIYTSPSGTTTGTGTQESPMSLETAIATVKAGGTILLMNGTYSYSKQLTIPVGNNGTASAYKTIKPCEGANVTLDFSSQPYNMVDTSLNARGLQMEGNYWHVYGIRVTGAADNGIFVCGNNNIVEYCVLEANRDSGLQISRRSSNLATMDLWPTNNQIINSTSFNNSDPKTGENADGFGAKLTCGEGNVFDGCISYNNVDDGWDLFSKSETGPIGAVTIKNCIAFRNGQTTAGKYTKNSDGNGFKLGGSGIAGDHSVINCISFENKNQGFTDNSNPGTITVKNCTSFNNSQADGKKSNFDFARTSASHNIFENLISFSNTKISSDKYIGVATNCSFQNGGKYYLIKDKQDVYSSNLATRGTLNSTGVSAADFVSITSPALGANVHKLWRNADETVNTQGLLMMANSSQYKTMGAVFGASK; encoded by the coding sequence ATGGTAAAAAAACCATTAACAAGTGATCAAGTTAAAAAAATTTCAAAACAACTAATGTTAGCTGTATTAGCATCATCTATGGTGATGACAACGTGTTTAAGTGCCAGCGCTTCAACCTATAATTTAAGTTCTGTATCATTAGAAAACGCACAAAGTGTGGGAAATACAGTATCAATATTAGAAAGTAATGGGTGGTTGGAGTCGGCAAATGTTGAATGGGCTGAGGCTAAAGGAGCAACTGGGTACAATGTTTATTGTAAATTAGCAAGTGCTTCAGATTCTGAATATAAACAATTAGATAATCAATTAATTAGAAAATATTCATCATATTTTAGAGCAGATGTATTAGGTCTTTCACAAGGCGATTATGTGATGAAAATAGTGCCTACTATAAATAATAAAGAAGCTAGCTTAGAACAAGTAATTACAAAAACTATTAAAGTAAAAGCAAATACAAGAGAAGGTTTTGCTTTTGCTTCTGGATCACCGATGGGTACAGGCTCAGGTGGATATAAAGATGATGGTACAGTAGCAAGTAATGCTCAAATTGTGTATATTACATCAAGTAATGTAAATAAAGTAACAGCAAATGTTATAACAAATATTAAGGGAACTGAAACACTGTGTACAGGCATTACTGATATTTTAGCAAAACGTCAAAAGGGTTATGATAAACGACCACTTATTATTCGTATGGCAGGTGAAATTAAAGCTGCTGATATTACTGGACTTAATAGTACTGGATATTTACAATTAAAAGGGTGTTACAATGTTACATTCGAGGGCGTAGGGGAAGATGCTACTGCTTATGGATGGGGAGTTCTTATTAGAGATTCTCACAATGTAGAACTTAGAAATATGGGTGTCATGTTATTTCCGGATGATGGAATTTCACTTGACACAGGAAATGAAAACATTTGGGTCCATAATAATGATATTTTTTATGGGGCAGCTGGAAGCGATGCTGATCAAGTAAAGGGGGATGGCTCTTGTGATGTAAAAAAATCAACTTATGTTACAGTTGCATACAATCATTTTTATGATTCTGGTAAATGTTCACTTTGTGGTATGAGTGACACGGAAAATTTCTATGTAACTTATCATCATAATTGGTTTGATCATTCAGATTCAAGACAACCACGTATTAGAGTTGGGACAATTCACATTTACAATAACTATTTTGATGGAAATTCAAAATATGGGGTTGGGGTTACAAAAGGTGCGTCAGCTTTTGTAGAAGATAACTATTTCAGAAATTGTAAATACCCAATGTTATCATCGCTACAAGGTTCTGATATTTCTGGTGGAAGTGTAGGGACCTTCTCAGGTGAAGAAGGCGGTATGATTAAGGCATATAATAATAAAATAGAAGGAGCTACAAAGGTTGTTTATTCTAAGGATGATGCAACTCAATTTGATGCATATTTAGCATCGGCAAGAAATGAAAAAGTTCCAAGCACATATAAGTCTGTAAGTGGAGGAAACACGTATAATAATTTCGATACAAGTTCATTAATGTATAAATATGTACCAGATGCACCAGAAAATGTAGAAAGTAACGTTACTACCTATGCAGGAAGAGTAGATGGTGGAGATTTTAAGTGGAATTTCACAGATGCTGATGATGTAAAATCTGAGGTAAATACTGAATTAATGACTAAAATTAAGAGTTATAAATCTGAGTTAGTATCTGTTGGAGGAAATTCAGTAAGTGAAACAGCGACTTCAGTTAATGCAACTACAATTTTAAGTCCTAGTGCTAAAGTGACCACAGGTGGTTTAGTTTTAAAAACTGATGCTAACATTGCAAATGCAATTTACACTTCACCTTCAGGGACAACAACAGGTACTGGAACACAGGAAAGTCCAATGTCGCTTGAAACTGCAATCGCAACAGTAAAAGCAGGAGGCACCATTTTATTGATGAATGGTACTTATTCTTATAGCAAGCAATTGACAATACCAGTAGGAAACAATGGAACTGCTAGCGCATATAAGACAATAAAACCTTGCGAAGGTGCAAATGTAACATTAGATTTCTCATCACAACCATATAATATGGTAGATACAAGTTTAAATGCTAGAGGCCTTCAAATGGAAGGAAATTATTGGCATGTATATGGCATAAGAGTAACTGGGGCAGCTGATAATGGTATATTCGTATGTGGTAACAATAATATTGTAGAGTACTGTGTATTAGAAGCTAATAGGGATTCAGGTCTACAAATTAGCCGTCGTAGTTCTAACCTTGCAACTATGGATTTATGGCCTACTAACAATCAAATCATTAATTCTACATCATTTAATAATTCAGACCCTAAAACTGGAGAAAATGCTGATGGCTTTGGAGCAAAGCTAACATGTGGTGAAGGAAATGTATTCGATGGTTGTATTTCATACAATAACGTAGACGATGGTTGGGATTTATTTTCTAAATCAGAAACAGGTCCAATAGGTGCAGTAACAATTAAAAATTGTATTGCTTTTAGAAATGGACAAACAACGGCAGGTAAATACACAAAAAACAGTGATGGTAATGGATTTAAATTAGGTGGTTCAGGTATTGCAGGTGATCATTCAGTTATCAACTGTATTTCATTTGAAAATAAGAATCAGGGTTTTACAGATAACTCTAACCCTGGAACAATCACAGTAAAAAATTGTACATCATTTAATAATAGCCAAGCTGATGGTAAAAAGTCAAACTTTGACTTTGCTAGGACATCTGCTTCACATAATATTTTTGAGAATTTAATTTCATTTAGTAACACAAAAATTTCAAGTGATAAATACATTGGTGTTGCAACAAATTGTAGTTTCCAAAATGGTGGAAAATATTATTTGATAAAAGATAAACAAGATGTATACTCAAGTAATTTGGCAACTAGAGGGACACTAAACTCAACAGGTGTTAGCGCAGCAGATTTTGTAAGTATAACATCTCCAGCACTAGGTGCAAATGTTCATAAGTTATGGAGAAATGCAGATGAAACAGTTAATACTCAAGGACTACTAATGATGGCAAATTCAAGTCAATACAAAACAATGGGTGCTGTATTTGGTGCATCAAAATAA
- a CDS encoding aspartyl-phosphate phosphatase Spo0E family protein: MSNIMLTIENLREELENLIVLKGLSHTSVLKLSQILDNYILEYYTNEY, encoded by the coding sequence ATGAGTAATATCATGCTTACTATAGAAAATTTAAGAGAAGAATTAGAAAACCTTATCGTATTAAAAGGCTTAAGTCATACATCTGTATTAAAATTAAGCCAAATATTAGATAATTATATACTAGAATATTATACAAATGAATATTAA
- a CDS encoding GerMN domain-containing protein, producing the protein MRKSIRILLVIVAFVLLTGCYKGSTVKSTISNNTSITTPKACNSKLTSRAANIGDYYPFEKGIKYMYTGAGNEYNTYSVYVDYLIGNREQIIVNNGGTEAIKVLENKDGELRLISSKNEIYYRENFTYQINNNPEILLKQPLIKGTSWALKDGSKRTITNVKVAIKTPLASYECLEVTTVRKENTTKDYYAANIGLVKTMYANNGKVTSSLSKIEKKVPLVQTVKFYYPNGENSMNYVTDKKLSFNTNDITKKIFENYLREVPNNNVGKLISDNTKIKSLYLNKDNMVYLDFSKEFTQEMNAYSAYENQILQCITNTFADYYMVKKVYITVEGKPYSSGHISMKKGEAFIVDYKNTILLTQ; encoded by the coding sequence ATGAGAAAAAGCATTCGCATTTTATTAGTTATTGTTGCATTTGTTTTACTAACTGGTTGTTACAAAGGATCAACAGTTAAAAGTACTATTTCAAATAACACAAGTATTACAACGCCTAAAGCTTGCAATTCAAAGTTAACTTCCCGAGCAGCTAATATAGGTGACTACTACCCTTTTGAAAAAGGCATAAAGTATATGTACACTGGTGCTGGCAATGAATATAACACTTATTCTGTCTATGTGGACTATTTAATAGGAAACCGAGAACAGATTATAGTTAACAATGGTGGTACAGAGGCAATAAAAGTACTCGAAAATAAAGATGGAGAATTAAGACTTATCTCTTCCAAAAATGAGATTTATTATAGAGAAAATTTCACTTACCAAATTAATAATAACCCTGAAATTTTACTAAAGCAGCCACTTATCAAAGGGACTTCTTGGGCATTGAAAGATGGTAGTAAACGGACTATAACCAATGTTAAAGTTGCTATAAAAACTCCATTAGCTAGTTATGAATGTTTAGAGGTTACAACTGTGAGAAAAGAAAACACGACCAAAGATTATTATGCAGCTAATATTGGATTAGTTAAGACAATGTACGCAAATAATGGTAAAGTAACTTCTTCATTAAGTAAGATAGAGAAAAAGGTACCTCTAGTTCAAACAGTTAAATTCTATTATCCAAATGGAGAGAACAGTATGAATTATGTTACAGATAAAAAACTTTCCTTTAACACAAATGATATAACCAAAAAAATATTTGAGAACTATTTAAGAGAAGTTCCAAATAATAATGTAGGAAAATTAATTAGTGATAACACAAAAATTAAAAGTCTTTATTTAAACAAAGATAATATGGTATATCTTGACTTTTCAAAAGAATTCACACAGGAAATGAATGCCTACAGTGCTTATGAAAATCAGATACTTCAATGTATTACTAATACATTTGCTGATTATTATATGGTGAAAAAAGTTTATATAACCGTGGAGGGTAAACCTTATAGTTCAGGTCATATTTCAATGAAAAAAGGTGAAGCGTTTATTGTAGATTACAAGAACACAATATTACTTACGCAATGA